Sequence from the Mycobacterium florentinum genome:
AGTCATTGCCGAGGCGTTCGAGAACCTGACCAACGGGCCGACCTGGATGGCCGGCGACATGATGCGCGCCGGCGCACAAATGATCGCGTCCCTCACCCGGAATCAGGCGGTCGAACTGTTCACCCAGGCCGCGGCCGCGGCGATGGGGCCGGATCACTAACCGCCCGGCCGACGTCGGGGATCCGCCGGGCATCGGTCGGAGCCCCGGACTCCAGCTATGCGCCGCCGTGCATGTTGACGTGCCGCGGTTGCCTTGCCGACCCACCGGACGGGTGCCCGAACCGCTCCCCAGGCCGGCAGAGTCCCCGCAAGACCCCTAGATCGGTTTGCCACAATCTGAAGTTAGTTGAGCCTAAATTTCGAGATTGAGTGCTCTGGCCAGCAAATATAGGAGCCTAAACGGCTTCGCTTGGCATAGTCATAACGTTGCTGGACATGGCTGAAGCGGGTAGCTTTGGCGAGCAGGTCAAGCCACGGCCGCGAGCCAAGTAGCCATTCATGATCGGCACCCAGAGTGAAGGATGACGATGCTCGCCACTGACAGGGCCATCGCCTGGACTCCGACGGCGGCGTCACGCTGGCCGCGGCGCACCCTCTTGCGTTCGGCACTGATCACCGCGACGTTCATCGCGCCCGCGGTGATGGTCCGAGTCATGGGCCTGCATCCGGACCCGGTTGCCGCCCTGCTGATCTTCGGCGCCGCGGTCGTGTCGGCCAGCTTCCTGCTGGCGTGGGCCGCCGAGGCGGCGCAGATCGACGTTTCCGGCGGGCTCGCGATCGCGGTGCTCGCCCTGGTCGCGGTGCTGCCCGAATACGCGGTGGACCTCTACTACGCGTTCGTATCGGGCCATAACGCCGAGTACACGCAGTACGCGGCGGCCAACATGACCGGATCCAATCGACTGTTGATGGGCCTGGGATGGCCGGTCGTGGTGCTGGTCAGCGTCGTGGCCGCGCGGCGGGCCGGCGCCGGCAAGATCACCGGCTTGACGCTGGAGCCCGCCAATCGCGTCGAACTCGGGTTCCTGCTGATCGCCGGAGTGGTGGCGTTCGCGATACCGGGCGGCGGCGAAATCCACCTCGGACTGGGGTTGGCCCTGCTGGCCTGGTTCGGTTTCTACCTGTACAAGGTCAGCCACGGCGACGTCGAGGAGCCCGACCTGGTCGGTACCGCCGCCGCTCTGGGTGAACTATCGGACCGGACCCGCCGCATCGTCGTGGTCAGCCTGTTCACGGTGTCCGGAGCGGTAATCCTGCTGTGCGCCAAGCCATTTGCGGACAATCTGGTCGCGGCCGGTACCGAGCTGGGCATCGACCGGTTCCTGCTGGTGCAGTGGCTGGCGCCGTTGGCCTCGGAGGCGCCCGAGTTCATCATCGCGACCATCTTCGCCACCCGCGGCAAGGGCACCGCGGCCATCGCCACGCTGATCTCGTCCAAGGTCAACCAGTGGACGCTGCTGATCGGGTCGCTGCCGGTCGCCCACATGCTCGGTGGCGGCGGCTTATCCCTGGAGCTCGACTCCCGCCAGATCGAAGAAGTCCTGCTCACGGCCTGCCAAACCCTGATGGGTGTCGCGATGATCCTGGCGCTGCGCTTCCGCCGGGCGGCCGCCTGGACGCTGCTGGGATTGTTCGTCGTTCAGTTCCCGCTGACCTCGACCCCGGAGCGACTCATCCTGTGCGGCATCTACGCCGTGATCGCGATCGTCGCCCTAGTCGTCAACCGCCGCCACCTCGCGGCCACCCTGCAGGCACCGTTCGTCGGGACCGCGGTCCGGCACGCCGGCCATCCGCACCACCCGGTAGAGGAGTCGGCGCTCCCGAGGTAGCGGGGTTTAGCAACGCGTCAATACCGCGCCTACGTCCGGCAAGCCGCCTATTCTTAACGACTGGGGTGGTACGGCCTGGATGGGTGGTGCTCACGTGACGACGTCGACAGTGGCGTGCCCGTCATGCGGCGCGGAATTACGTGCCACCGCCAAGTTCTGCGACGAGTGCGGTTCGCCAACCAAGACTCCGTACACGGCAGCGGAGTACAAGCAGGTGACTGTGCTGTTCGCCGATGTCGTGCATTCAATGGACCTCGCTGCAGCGGTGGGTGCCGAACGACTGCGCGAGATCATGGGTGCGCTGGCGCCGAGCACTTCAAAGCCGCGGACGAGCTACACGCGGCCTTCGACTGGCACATGCGCGCGGGGACGTGGTTGACCCATCGCAATATCACTGCCGCACGGGCGAGTTGGCGGCATGCACGCGATGTCGCGGACCGACTACCCGACGGCGACAGTGACCGCACCGCCATGCGGATCGCGCCGCGAACACTGCTGTGCGCCAGCGCTTGGCTCGCCGGTGGCAGTGTGGCCGACATCGGGTTCGACGAATTACGTGATCTAGCGAGCGACGCCGGTGACAAGGTCTCACTCACCATGGGTATGGCGGGTTGGGTGTCGGCACTGGTAACCCACGCCCAGGTCGACGAAGCATCGCGGTTGGCGACCGAGCTCACCGGGCTGCTCGAGTCCATCGGAGACCCGACGCTTGTTCTCGGGTTGCTTTACAGCCCCGTCGCAGCCAAATACATGCACGCCGAGATGACCGAAACCGAACGCCTTGCCCAACTGATGATCGACCTTGCCGATGGCGATGCCACCAAGGGCAATCTGATCATCGGCTCTCCACTGACGGGGGCGATTTTGCTGCGCGGCTGTGCGCGGAGCCTGCTTGGGAAATCCGGCTGGAGGGCCGACGTCGATCAGGCCGTGACGATGGTTCGTGCGTTCGACCCGACGTTGTTTGGAATGGCCCTGCTTTTCAAACACACCCTGATCACTGTCGGGGCATTGCTGCCGGACGTCTCGGCCGTTGACGAGACGTCCGAATTGATGGAAATTGCGGAGAGGTTCGGCGACAACCTCACGCTAGCCCGCGCCCAGTATGTGCGGGGCATTGCGCTGACCACCTTCTTCGGGCCCGGCCGCGACGACGCTTACGCGCTCCTCGTATCGGCTCGGGAAGCCGCCAGACAGGAGCGCTTCACGATGGTGGCAGGCGAATTGGTGAACCTCTATTTCGCCACGGAGTTGGCGCGTGCCGGCGATCTCGACGGCGCCATCGAAGGTTCGCGAACCGTCGTCGAGACCGAATACGACTGCGGCGACATGTTGTTGCGCGGCGTTTCCGTTTCGGTCCTCGTGGGTGGCCTATTAGGTAGGGGCCGTCCGGCGGACCTCGAAGAGGCGCAAGCTGCCATCGAACGATTAGCAGCTGTCCCGACCGAACCCGGATTCGTCGTAAACGAGCTGTGGCTGCTGCCGATGCGCGCCCGGGAGGCGCAAGCCCGCGGTGACGAATCGGCCTATCGCGACTATCGGGACCGCTATCGTGCGAGAGCGAATGCGCTTGGCTTCGAAGGACATATCGCCTGGGCGCAGGCAATGGAATAGCCCGGCGCTGCACACCATCGGCCGCCGTATACCGTCCAGGTATGAATCGAGTGTCGGTGATCACAGGCGGCGCCGGTGGCATGGGTCTGGCCACGGCCAAAATCGTCGGGCGCGACCACGCCCTAGTTCTCTGCGATGTCAGGCAGGAACGGCTGGACGACGCGGCCGCAACCCTGAAAGAGCTCGGGATGGATCCCACCGTCGTCAACTGCGATGTGACCGATCGGGACGCGGTCACGGAGTTGTTCGACAACGCGAGCAACCTCGGGACACTGACCTCGGTCATCCACACCGCGGGGGTGAGCCCGAGTATGGGTTCCGCCGACTATGTGATGCGGACCAATGCGGTCGGCACCGTCAACGTCAACGAGGTGTTCTACGCGACCGCCGGCGAAGGTTCCGTGATCGTCAACGTGGCATCGATGGCGGCCCACATGTTGCCCGCGGAAATGATTCCGACGGCACGATTCCCGCTGGCGCTCGAGGACAGCGGTGCCTTCGCGGACGCGATGGTGGCCGTGTGCGACATCGCCCCGGAGGAGGCCCGCTCGGGTCTCGCGTACGCGTTGAGCAAGAGCTTCGTGAAGTGGTACAGCCAGTCGCAGGCCGAGCGATTCAATGCGCGCGGATTGCGGATCGTCTCCGTTTCTCCGGGGTCCATCGACACCGAGATGGGCCGGCTCGAGGAGCAGGCCGGCGCCGGCGCGATGGTGGCCAACGCCGCGGTCCCGCGCTGGGGCAAGCCGGAGGAGATGGCCGAGCTGCTCGCCTTCTGTGCCAGTGACAAGGCGGGCTACCTCTCCGGCACCGACATCCTCAACGACGGCGGCGTGATCGCCTCGATGACCGAGCGGTCCAGGCTAGCCGAGGGCGGCTAGACCAGGTAGTAGAAGCTTGTGAGCTCGGGCGCGATCGGAGGCGGTTCCCTCAGGTTCAGGTCAGCCAGCTCGCTGTGGGCGTAGCGCACCGCCTTGAGCGTCGCCGAGAAATCCTCGTCCTCTTCGGGGAAGACATGCTCTGCGGCGAACCAACTTTGGAACCCGACATTGTTCAGCACCGCGAGGGTGTCGGGACGCACGCCGGCCAGTAGCACGGTGACGCCGCGTGCGGTCTCTTCCCGCAGGAAGTGCTCGATGCGCTCGATGCATACGACGTCGGGGTGGCGCACCCGTTTGAGCCGCAACACCACGAACTTGATGTCGTCATCCGCGATCCGCTTGCTGATCTCGGCCAGGTGGCGATCCAATTCCGGTGCGGCGCCGAAGAACAGCTCACCTTCCAAGTCATAGATGACGACCAACGGGTCGGCATTTTCGCCTGAAATGCGCTCGCGTACAACGCGTTCGGGCGTGACTATGAGTTCCCGGGCCTTCAGCTTGGCGGCCCGCGGCACGAACAACAGGATCGACAGCACCACACCGAGCAGGACCGATTTGTCGAGATCGACCGCCACACCGGTGAACGCGGTAACGATCACCAGGCCCGCGTCGTAGCGCGACGCCTTGACGGTGTAGATCAGGCGCTTGAAGTCGACCAGCCGCACCGCAGTGACCAACAGCAGGCCCGCGAGTGCCGGCTGCGGCACGTAGCGCAAGAGCGGAGCGAACAACAGCAGCGCGCCGGCAACCGTTGCGGCCGAGACGATCCCGGAGAATCGCGTTTTGGCCCCGGACTGAAAATTGATCGCCGACCGTGACAGCGAGCCCGAGCCAGGCAGGCTCTGGAAGAAGCCGCCGGCCAGGTTGGCGAGGCCTTCGGCCATGATCTGCCGGTTGTAGTCGATCTTCTGCTGGGTTTGGTACGCAATGGCTTTGGCGATCGACAACGCCTCGATGATGCCGACGAAGGCGATCGCCAGCGCGCCGGTGGAAAGGTGCGGCAGGAATTCGGTGTGGACTTCGGGGACATGCGCGCTGGGTAGGCTGCGCGGGATCTTGGCCGCCACGGACACCGCGGTATGGCCGCCGGCCCCCGGAATCGACCATCCCGCGAGGTAGGCGATCACCGAGGTGATGATCAGCACCGCAAGCATGTCGATCTGCGGCCAGCCGTACCGCCGCACCAGCTTGCGCAGGACAACCGCCAAAAGCACTGCCGCCGTGCTCAATACCACGGCGCGGTAGTTGACGTGATCGCCGTGCGACAGGGTCAGCCACACCCGGTGCAACACCTGCATGTGCCCGTTGCCCTTGTCGCGCACGCCCAGGGCATTGCCGAGCTGGCCGACGGCCAGCAGAAATGCGGCGGCCGCCATGAAACCGATGATGACCGACTCGGAAATGTAGCGGGTCAGGTTGCCCAGCTTGAACAAGCTGATCACGATCTGAAACACGCCGACCAGGACGGCCAGCAGGAACAGGCCTTCGAACAGTTGGGTGCTGTTCTCCGAATCGATGAAGGCGAGCGCGGTGAACACCAGCAGCGATATGGCGCTGGTCGGCCCGTTGATCAGATGCGAGGACGACCCGAAAATCGAGGCGACGATCGTGACGACGATCGCCGAGTACACCCCGAACCGGGGATCGACCCCGGCGATCAGCGCATAGGCCATCGCCTGCGGAAAGGAGATGGCGGCGACGGTCAGGCCGGCAACGACGTCATGCCGGCCTTTCACCGAGTCATAGTTCAGCGCGAAACCCACCTTGGCCACGTCTTTCCGCTAGGTTCCCGACGCCGCGGCGGGCGGCGCCGAGATCGTGTCGAGGATTCCGTTGTTGCCGAAGAACTGCTCGCGCGCATCGCTCCAGTCCTTGGCGATCTCAGCGATTCCGAACAGCGCGAGCGGAGGCAGCCGGTCCGCGTGTTTGGCGAGGATCCCCGGCTTGAACGGTCGATAGCCGAATTGCGCGGCCTGCTCCTGGCCGGCATCGGTGAACAGATACTCCAGATACGCCTTGGCGTAGGTCGCGGTGTTGGGCTCGGTGATGTTCGCGTCGACCCAGGCCACCGCCGGCTCGGCCAGGATGCTGACCGGCGGATAGACGAGCTCGAGATCGTCGGAATTCGCGGCGACCTCGCGCAGCGCTTCGTTCTCCCACGTCAACTGCACGTCACCGATCTTGGAAAGAGTGAAACTGTCGCCCGCGCTGCGCGCACCGGCGTCGGATACCGCGACGTGCTGCAGCAGCGACTTCACGTAAGTCTTCGCCTGGGCCGCGGTGCCGCCACGAGTGGTCACCGAACCCCATGCCGCCAGCACGCTCAACTGACCGTTGCCGGAGCTGCGCGGGTTCGGTGACACCACGGACACACCGGCATTGACCAAGTCGGGCCAATCACGAATGCCCTTGGGATTGCCCTTGCGGACGACGAAGACGACGGTCGATGTGTACGGCACCGAATTGTTCGGCAGGCGCTGCCGCCAGTCGGGCGCGATGAGTCCGTGCTTGCTCAACGTCTGGATGTCGCTGATCAACGCCAGCGACACCACGCTCGCCTTCTGGGTGCCGTCGAGGACACTCCTGACTTGGCGGCCCGAACCGCCGTGTGACTCCTTGATGTCCAGGGTGACACCGGTCTGCGTCCGATACTGCGGGATGAACGCCTTATCGATCGCCGCATACAGCTCGCGCGTGGGGTCATAGGAGACGTTCAGGATTTGGTTGGATCCCGCCTGCGGGACGTTCTTGACCACGAGGGCGGTCGCGGCGAACACGATTGCCAGCACGCCAATGACGTTGAGCCAGCTAATGTGCGGAAGGAAATGCTTCAGCGTCGGACGCGGTTTCAACATCCAGGCGTCCTCTCAAAACAATCTCCAGACGATGCGCCTGGCACCCAGCATTTTCGGCGATGTTAACCAAAAGGCCACGTCATGACAGCGTTGAGAATCAGTCTGACGCTAAATGCGCGCGCTACGTATGCTGAGCAGATGCCGCAGCGGGCGTTGCGTGACCGCCTGATCGATCTCGAAGTTCCGGCCGAGGATGCGGCCCGCGGCCGGGCGCTGCGTAAGACGGTTCCACGGCGTTCGCTCGCGCAGCTGACTCCCTCGGCGCGGTCCGCGACGGAGATTCTCGTCGCCCAAAATGCCGGGCGGATAAGCGAACTCGTCCCCCTGCGGTTCGCACGAATGCTCGCCGACCCGTTCGCCTTCTACCGAGGTTCGGCGGCGGTGATGGCCGCCGATCTCGCCGCGAGCCCGACCAGCGGGATCGAAATCATGTGCTGCGGCGACGCGCACGTCTCCAACTTCGGCTTGTACGCCGCCCCGCACCGCTCGATCGTCTTCGACCTGAACGACTTCGACGAGGCCGCGGTGGCTCCGGCCGAGTGGGACGCCAAGCGCTTGATCACCAGTGCGGTGATCGGGGGCCGTCACGCCGGCTACCCGGCCAAGGCGATTCGCCGCTGTGTCGAACAGGCGCTCGTGCGCTATCAGCGCAGCCTGGAGTCGATGCTCGAGGAGATGGACGTTCTGGAGCGGTACTACCTGCGGGTGGAACCCGAGCACTACACCGGGACGGTCTCCAAGGGTCTGCAGGCGGTGATCCAGAAGACGATCTCCCGGGCCCGTAGCCGGACATCGGCCCGAGTCTTCAAGCAGATCACCGAGATTGGGCCCGACGGTACTCCGCGCCTGCGGGAAGCACCCCCGGTCTTGCAGCACGTCGACGAGGACGTCGAAGCCTTCCTGGTGGCATCGATCCAGGAGTACCTGGCCGCGGTGCCGGCGGATATCGCGCTGCTGCTGTCGCACTTCCGGGTCACCGATGTCGCACTACGGGTGGTTGGGGTCGGCAGCGTCGGTACGCGTTGCTACCTGGTCATCCTGGTGGGCCCGAACGACACGCCATTGATCCTGCAGATCAAGGAGGCCACTCGGTCGGTGCTCGACGAATACGGCGGCTGGCGCCAGCCCGAGAGCCTGACCACGGCGATCGAGGCCAACGGCCAGGGGGTGCGCGTGACCGACGGCCAGCAGATCCTGCAGGCCATGTCGGATGTGTTCCTTGGATCGACTCGCAAGGACGGCCGCGACTACTACGTTCGTCAGTTCCACGACATGAAGGGCACCATCGAGACCGAAGGCATGTCGCCTGCCACCTTCTCCGACTACGTCAGCGCGTGCGCCGTGCTGCTGGCGCGGGCGCATTCCCAAAGCGCGAATGCCTCGATCCTGCGCGGGTATGTCGGCACCAGCGACGCGGTGCACGAAGCGGTCGCCGAATGGTCATACGCGTACGCGGACAAGTCCCTCGACGACTTCCATCAACTGCGCGCGGCGGCCGACGCCGGCGACATCGAGGTTGCCGAGGATCCCGCGCGCTAGCGCCTACTGCCGAAGGTCGATCACGAGTTGTAGGTCTTCGGCACAGATTTGGACGACACCGCTAAACGCCGAATCGGTCGCGGCAACGCATTCGCGGGCGGCGGCGACGCGGACACTCGCCGAATCCGGATCCGTCTCACCGAGGGTCAGTCCCGCCTCGAGCTCACCGATCGCGTCGTGCACCGGCGGGGGAATCGACCCGCTGACGGTGAAGGCCGTCGTCACGGCGCGCGCCAGGTACAGCAGCGAGCCGGCGAGCACGGCCACCTGCGCGGCTTGCCGCTCCGCACCTCGAACGGCGTCGCGCGCGGGCCAGCGCCGAGGCGCGATCCACGCGAGATGACGAGCGTGAGTGCGCGCCTTGGCGAGTACCTCCAGCCGCTCGTGCAGCCGATCGACGGCCGCGTACTGCCAGCCCGACGGGATCGCCGCAGCGCCGCCGATCCGGTCCTCGGTCTCGGCGAGCAGGTCGCTCAGGGCGGCGAAGACGCCGACCCGGGCGCCGCGCAGCGCGGCGCGCGGATTGGGCGGGAACAGCAGGATGCTCAACACGAGCGCCACACCGCCACCGATCAGCGCCTCCTGAAGGCGTTGAAAAACACTGTCGGTGCCGACCGACAACGCCATCACCAGGATCGCGGACCCAGCGGCCTGATTGGCGAAGGTCAAGTCCCGCGCCAGGATCCCCTGCCCGAGCAGCACCGCCACGCAGAACACGGCAAACACCGTGGCGGCCATGGCAATCCACTCGGTGCCGAACAGTTGCACCACCGTGGAGCCGAGGCAGATCCCCAGCGCCACACCGACAATGTTCTGGACCGCCCGTTGGGCTTGAAACACAGTGCTCGCCGACACGCACACCGCCGCGGCGATCGGTGCGAAGAAGGGGTCCGGGTGGCCCAGCACGTCATGGGCGATGTACCACGCCACCCCCGCGGCCACCGACGCCTCGGCGATCGCCCACAGCACATCGCGCAAACGTTGAACGGCCGCCACGCCGCTGTCTATGGTCCTGGTAAGCGAAGCAGTCCTCACGTTTGCCTACCCCAGCACAACCAGCGAGTTCACGGAAGGCCGAATGTCGATGCGAAGCCGCGCGGCGATCCTCTACGAGTACGGCCGTCCCTGGTCGGTGGAGGAGTTCGAGCTGGATCCGCCTCGGGCCGGTGAGGTTTTGGGGCGGCCGGCCGCCACCGGGCTCTGCCACTCCGATGAACACATCCGGCAGGGCAGGCTGGCCACGCTGTACGAGTCGGACACCTACTCCTCGACGAGATGATCACCAAGCGCTACGGGCTCGACGAGATCAACGACGCCTACGCCGATCTAGCCTCGGGTGAACTGATCCGCGGCGTGATCGATTTCGGTATCGGCTAGCCCACGTCCGCCGCCTGGAGCCGCCCCAGTGTGGTGCAGCCAGTCCCGGGTTCGCAGCCGCCAGGTCCGGCGCGCGTATTCCAGCGCGGTGTGCGGCCACTGGGTGACGATCCGGCCCGTCGGCGAGCGAAAGTAGCTGTCGCACTGGGTCCAGATGGTGTGCTCCAAGTCGGCGGAAAGCCGGTCGTTGTAGCGCTTTTCGGCCTCGGGGCGCACCTCGAGGTAGCCGCCGCGGCGCGCCAGCCGGGTGACCGCGCTGGTCACCAGGCGCGCACCGGCCTCCAGGATGTAGACGATCGAGTTGCCGCCCTGGTTGGTGTTGGGGCCGTACAGCATGAAGAAGTTCGGGAACCCCGCGACCGCGACACCCAGGTACGCGCTGGGATCCTCGCCCCACCGCTCGTGCAGGCGCTGCCCGCCGCTTCCGACCACCTCGATGCCCGACAGATAATGCGACGTCTCGAATCCGGTCGCCAGCACGATCGCGTCGACGTCGACCACCTCACCGGCGGTGGTGACGACCGACGTCTCGGTGATCCGGTCGATCGGGTCCGTGACGAGCGCGACATTGTCCTGCTGCAATGCCCGGTAGTAGTCGTCGCCGAGCAGCACCCGCTTACAGCGGAACGGATAGTCCGGCGTCAGGGCGCGGCGCAGCCCGGCGTCGGCCACGGTGCGCTCCAGAAAAGACGTGGCGATCCGGGTGCGGTCCGCGACCACCGGGTCGTCCGCGAAGGTTGCGGTGTTGTCGTGCAGCAGTTTCCAAATCTGCCAGCGAGCGCGACGTACCGCCAACGGGCTGCGCCGGAATTGCGCCAATTCGGTTGCGCTGTATGGCCGGTCGTCTTTGGGGACCATCCATGGCGGGGAACGCTGAAAAACCGTCACCCCTGCGGCGGCCTTGGCCAGTTCGGGGACAAGCTGAATCGCGCTGGCGCCGGTGCCGATCACCGCCACCTTCTTGTCCGCCGGCGCGAAGCCGTGATCCCACCCTGCGGTGTGCATGACGGAGCCACCGAAATCGGTCAAACCGGTGATATCGGGCAGCTTCAGCGAGCCGAACAGCCCAACGGCGCAGACCACCACGTCGGCGCTCAGCGTGCCGGTGCGGCCGTCGCGTTCCAGCAGACACTCCCAGCTCCAGGTGTCCGCATTCCATGCCGCCGAGCGCACCCTGGTGTTGAGCCGTAGGTGACGGCGCAGATCGAAGTCGTCGGCCACCGACTCCAGGTAGGCGAGAATCTCGGGCTGCCGAGCGTAGGTTCGGCTCCAGGATTTGTTGGGCGCGAACGAGAACGAGTACAGGTGGCTTTGGACATCGCATGCGGCGCCCGGATAGGTGTTGCGCCGCCAGGTGCCGCCGACGCCGTCGCCGGCCTCGATGATCACCAGGTCGTCGATGCCGGCCCGGCGCAGCGCGACCGCCGCGCCCAGCCCGCCGAATCCGGCGCCGATGATCGCGACCCTGGGTGAGCGTCGACGCCGAGTCGCCGCCCGGGCCCGGCCGAGTAGATACTTCACGGGCCGGCCCGGCGAATCTCGAGGCCGGCCATGTCGCCCTGGGCCCGCCAGGCCTCCAGGATGTCGGCGTATTCGGTGGGCGTGCCGAAGAAGAAACTGCCCTGTCGGGTCTTGGCGTCCGCCTTGCCCTCGCGGTTGTAGTAACCGGGCGTGCAGGTCTTGGCCCGCTCGGCGGTCGCGGTCGAGCGGGCCACCACCGTGTCGACCCACGCGGCTTCGGCGGCGATCGACGCCTCGACCTCGGTGGCGCCGTTCTCGAGGGCCCACGCGATGATCCAGGCGGCATGTGTGGCTTGGACGTCAAGCAGGTACGGGAAGTTGACCGTCAGTCCCGCCTGGGAGATGCTTTCGATGAAGCAATTCGGAAATCCGTTGGCGCACAAGCCTTGAAAGGTGCGCACCCCGTTGTTCCAGGATTCGGTCAGGCTCACGCCGTCGCGGCCGATCAGCTCGAAGCCGGTACGACGGCTGTAGTCGGTGCCCACCTCGAAACCCGTTGCGAAGATGAGGCAGTCGAGCTGGTAGGCCACCCCGTCGACGACCACGCCGGACTCGGTGATGCGCTCCACACCGCGACCTTGAGTGTCGACCAGCGTCACGTTGTCGCGGTTGAAGGTTTGCAGATAGTCGTCGTGAAAGCACGGTCGCTTGCAGAAGTAGCCGTACCAGGGTTTGAGCGCCTCGGCGGTGGCGCGGTCGACGACGATCTCGTCGACCCGCGCCCGGATCTCCTCCATCTTGGCGAAGTCCGCGAGCTCGATGTCGCGGCCGCGCTGCTCCGGATCCACCGACCCGTCGCCGTCGTGACGCATCACCGGGAGCTTGCGGGTGATGCTCGTCCAGGCATCGGCGACCAGATCCTCGGATGCCTGCCCGCCGGCGGTCAGGATCTGAAAGTTCTGGATGCGACGGCGTTGCCAGCCGGGCTGTAAGGTGTTGACCCACTGAGGATCCGTAGCCGCGTTGGCGCGCACATCGACCGACGACGGGGTGCGCTGGAAGACGTAGAGGTGCCGCGCGGCGGCGCCCAGATGCGGCACACATTGGACCGCCGTCGCGCCGGTGCCGATGATCCCGACGCGCAGACCGGCCAGGTTCTCCAGCTTCTCGCCGGTGTAGCGGTAATCCCAGCGGCTGGTGTGAAACGTGTGACCGCGAAACGACCCGAGCCCCGGGATGCCCGGCAGTTTGGGCTTGGCTTGATACCCGTTTGCCATCGAAACGAACTTGGCCCGCATCTCGTCGCCCCGGTTGGTGCGGATGATCCAGCGTGATTCCGTTGAATCCCAACGGATCTCCTGCACATCGGTGCGCAGACATGCGTCGCGGTACAGATCGTACCGATGGGCGATGCGCTGGCAGTGCGCGAAGATCTCCGCGCCCTTGGCGTATTTCTCCACCGGGATGTAGCCGAGTTCCTCCAGCAGCGGGATGTACACGTAGGACTCGACATCGCAGGCGATCCCCGGGTAGCGATTCCAGTACCAGGTGCCGCCCACGTCGGCCGCCCGGTCGATCAGCCGCATGCTTT
This genomic interval carries:
- a CDS encoding flavin-containing monooxygenase translates to MKYLLGRARAATRRRRSPRVAIIGAGFGGLGAAVALRRAGIDDLVIIEAGDGVGGTWRRNTYPGAACDVQSHLYSFSFAPNKSWSRTYARQPEILAYLESVADDFDLRRHLRLNTRVRSAAWNADTWSWECLLERDGRTGTLSADVVVCAVGLFGSLKLPDITGLTDFGGSVMHTAGWDHGFAPADKKVAVIGTGASAIQLVPELAKAAAGVTVFQRSPPWMVPKDDRPYSATELAQFRRSPLAVRRARWQIWKLLHDNTATFADDPVVADRTRIATSFLERTVADAGLRRALTPDYPFRCKRVLLGDDYYRALQQDNVALVTDPIDRITETSVVTTAGEVVDVDAIVLATGFETSHYLSGIEVVGSGGQRLHERWGEDPSAYLGVAVAGFPNFFMLYGPNTNQGGNSIVYILEAGARLVTSAVTRLARRGGYLEVRPEAEKRYNDRLSADLEHTIWTQCDSYFRSPTGRIVTQWPHTALEYARRTWRLRTRDWLHHTGAAPGGGRGLADTEIDHAADQFTRG
- a CDS encoding flavin-containing monooxygenase gives rise to the protein MTETVGCAFDVDALRRKYAEERARRLRPDGIDQYVEIAGDFARFAEDPWVDQEFDREPRTDEVDVAIVGAGFGGLLTGARLRELGVQSMRLIDRAADVGGTWYWNRYPGIACDVESYVYIPLLEELGYIPVEKYAKGAEIFAHCQRIAHRYDLYRDACLRTDVQEIRWDSTESRWIIRTNRGDEMRAKFVSMANGYQAKPKLPGIPGLGSFRGHTFHTSRWDYRYTGEKLENLAGLRVGIIGTGATAVQCVPHLGAAARHLYVFQRTPSSVDVRANAATDPQWVNTLQPGWQRRRIQNFQILTAGGQASEDLVADAWTSITRKLPVMRHDGDGSVDPEQRGRDIELADFAKMEEIRARVDEIVVDRATAEALKPWYGYFCKRPCFHDDYLQTFNRDNVTLVDTQGRGVERITESGVVVDGVAYQLDCLIFATGFEVGTDYSRRTGFELIGRDGVSLTESWNNGVRTFQGLCANGFPNCFIESISQAGLTVNFPYLLDVQATHAAWIIAWALENGATEVEASIAAEAAWVDTVVARSTATAERAKTCTPGYYNREGKADAKTRQGSFFFGTPTEYADILEAWRAQGDMAGLEIRRAGP